One Felis catus isolate Fca126 chromosome D1, F.catus_Fca126_mat1.0, whole genome shotgun sequence DNA segment encodes these proteins:
- the LOC101087522 gene encoding olfactory receptor 1009: MADGNNTRITEFIFISLKYHPRMQVFLFLLFLLFYLVTITGNLGMIILIQIDPRLHTPMYFFLSHLSFVDICFSSVVGPKMLTDFFTERKAISFLGCALQQWFFGFFVAIECLLLASMAYDRYVAICNPLLYSVSMSQRLCVQLVVGPYTIGFMSTMTHTTAAFRLPFCRSNIINHFFCDMSPLLSLVCADTRINKLLVFIVAGAVLVVSSLTIVISYFYILTAILRIRSGDGRRKAFSTCSSHLTAVSILYGTLFFIYVRPGAIFSLDINKVVSVFYTAVIPMLNPLIYSLRNKEVKAAMCRTIVRGKFCIRS, encoded by the coding sequence ATGGCTGATGGGAACAATACAAGAAtcacagaatttattttcataagtttGAAGTATCATCCTCGAATGCAAGTCTTCCTTTTCTtgctatttctacttttttacCTTGTTACCATCACAGGAAACTTGGGTATGATTATTCTTATCCAGATAGATCCCCGCCTTCACACGCCCATGTACTTTTTTCTCAGTCACCTGTCTTTTGTGGACATCTGCTTTTCATCAGTAGTGGGTCCCAAGATGCTCACTGACTTCTTCACTGAGAGGAAGGCCATCTCCTTCCTGGGCTGTGCCTTGCAGCAATGGTTCTTTGGGTTCTTTGTGGCCATTGAGTGCCTTCTCCTGGCGTCCATGGCTTAcgaccgctatgtggccatctgtaaCCCATTATTGTATTCTGTCTCCATGTCACAGAGACTCTGCGTACAGTTGGTGGTTGGACCCTATACTATTGGCTTCATGAGCACCATGACTCACACAACGGCTGCTTTCCGACTTCCCTTTTGTCGCTCCAACATTATCAATCATTTCTTTTGTGACATgtccccccttctttctctggtaTGTGCTGACACCCGGATCAATAAACTGTTGGTTTTCATTGTGGCTGGAGCTGTACTGGTTGTCAGTAGCCTGACCATTGTAATCTCCTATTTTTACATCCTTACTGCCATCCTGAGGATCCGCTCTGGCGATGGGAGGCGCAAAGCCTTTTCCACCTGCTCCTCCCATCTCACCGCAGTGTCCATCTTATATGGGACCCTCTTCTTTATCTATGTGCGACCAGGTGCAATCTTTTCTCTGGACATCAATAAAGTGGTGTCGGTGTTCTACACAGCAGTGATCCCCATGTTGAATCCTCTCATCTACAGCTTGAGAAATAAAGAAGTGAAAGCTGCCATGTGCAGAACGATCGTCAGGGGGAAGTTTTGCATAAGAAGTTAA